In Plasmodium gaboni strain SY75 chromosome 11, whole genome shotgun sequence, the following proteins share a genomic window:
- a CDS encoding putative ubiquinone biosynthesis protein COQ4, whose protein sequence is MYNFLKIFQSNFIDINKLSKFEIFLKTIFRIYSSPGRTHLLAHAADISAKYAVRKLYEYMKTDEEGIMILKDKPLLIRQDICFNELKKLPKNTLGYKYMEFLETYKLHAHDREVSHFITDINESYILTRYRQIHDIAHVVYNLNISIESEAALKLIELIQTKLPITLLAILIAPFMTPLYRFQYIFENNIPSNFLCPNFDYTYNDVYNYIDEMSLKQYEYFLTDYFHVEKRESPSFYYKLYKYYFDNLNNSSHVRGSIIYGYQNNNFNDIHYDKLNNEYIYLKNNIKNYFHFQYKPRKLLLKNLYPWAYKAGIQTNKPLHSIYVEKWFDKDIDLFRKKYNITPLPSNLNLMAGIN, encoded by the coding sequence ATGtacaattttttaaaaatatttcaatcgaattttattgatataaataaattgagtaaatttgaaatatttttaaagaCAATATTTCGAATTTACAGTTCTCCTGGCAGAACACATTTATTAGCTCATGCTGCTGATATATCAGCTAAATATGCAGTGAGgaaattatatgaatatatgaAAACTGACGAAGAAGGAATTATGatattaaaagataaaCCTTTATTAATACGACAAgatatatgttttaatgaattaaaaaagttACCAAAAAATACTTTAggttataaatatatggaaTTTTTAGAAACTTATAAATTACATGCACATGATAGAGAAGTTTCACATTTTATAACAGATATAAATGaatcttatatattaactAGATATAGACAAATTCATGATATAGCTCATGTagtatataatttaaatatatctatagAATCAGAAGCTGCATTAAAATTAATCGAATTAATACAAACTAAATTACCTATAACATTACTTGCTATTTTAATAGCACCATTTATGACACCTTTATATAGATTccaatatatatttgagAATAATATTCCttctaattttttatgtcctaattttgattatacatataatgatgtttataattatattgaTGAAATGTCTTTAAaacaatatgaatattttttaactGATTATTTTCATGTAGAGAAAAGAGAAAGCCCAtccttttattataaattatataaatattatttcgATAACTTAAATAATTCTTCACATGTTAGAGGTTCAATTATATATGgatatcaaaataataattttaatgatatacattatgacaaattaaataatgaatatatatatttaaaaaataatataaaaaattattttcatttcCAATATAAACCAAGAAAATTactattaaaaaatttatatcCATGGGCATATAAAGCTGGAATACAAACAAACAAACCCTTACATTCAATATATGTTGAAAAATGGTTTGATAAAGATATTGATTTgtttagaaaaaaatataacataacACCTCTCCCATCCAACTTAAACTTGATGGCCGGCATAAATTAA